The following coding sequences are from one Molothrus aeneus isolate 106 chromosome Z, BPBGC_Maene_1.0, whole genome shotgun sequence window:
- the RFK gene encoding riboflavin kinase, producing the protein MRHLPYFCRGEVVKGFGRGSKELGIPTANFSEQVVESFPSDIPTGIYYGWACVGNGDVHKMVLSIGWNPFYKNIKKSVETHIIHTFKEDFYGEILSIVITGYIRPEKNFDSLDALISAIQEDIEEAKRQLDLPEHLKLKEDNFFHLPEGKIVNNR; encoded by the exons ATGAGGCACCTGCCGTACTTTTGCCGCGGGGAGGTGGTGAAGGGCTTCGGCAGGGGCTCCAAGGAGCTAGGCATCCCCACGG CTAACTTTTCTGAGCAAGTAGTTGAAAGCTTTCCATCTGATATCCCTACTGGTATATACTATGGATGGGCCTGTGTTGGAAATGGAGATGTGCATAAAATGGTTTTGAGCATAGGATGGAATCCCTTCTATAAGAATATTAAGAAATCAGTG GAAACACACATTATCCACACCTTCAAAGAAGACTTTTATGGAGAAATTCTTAGTATAGTCATAACTGGATACATTCGACCCGAAAAAAACTTTGATTCCTTAG ATGCACTCATTTCGGCAATTCAGGAAGATATTGAAGAAGCAAAAAGACAGCTAGATCTACCAGAACATCTTAAACTCAAAGAAGATAACTTTTTTCATCTGCCAGAAGGCAAAATAGTAAACAATCGCTGA